The sequence below is a genomic window from Coffea arabica cultivar ET-39 chromosome 8e, Coffea Arabica ET-39 HiFi, whole genome shotgun sequence.
ATTAGGTCGTGCACGGTTACTAAAATGAACCTCTGCTATAATTATCAAGTGGACTAGCTAGGTGTGAAAGTACTGGGATAATTCAATGGCAGTAAATTGAGAAATGTCCACTTAGCATTAAGAATTAGAGATGAAGCTACTGCACAATTAACAGCAGTGGTTGGTCATTTGACTTTTACTTAACTACTACTCTAGCTGCACGAGAATTTTAACAATATATGCTGAAAGTGTGAAAATGATGGGTTAACTTCCTTGAAATTTACATGCTGCACTAGCTGCCAAGCTAAGAGGAATATTTTCAACCTTTGCAAtattcttttagttttgttttctgtgGGGTAAGGATGAGATATACAATTGAATAATGGCGTTGATACTGACTTATTATAATCTTTGGGCAAACTAGCATTTCAACAAAAATAATAACTCCAAGAAATACCATGTTCATATACACAGAAACACAGCACCATCAAATtaaatgttgatcttgatcgaCAATCTTTCTACATAAATTGGTATCGAACGTACCTGTAGGATAGGTGGCAAAGCCACGGACATAAACAGTACCATTCCCCTCTTTCAGCGTAAGGTTCAAGATGTCATTTTTGCTCCCATAGTAAAGTTGGCACCAAGCTAGATCATCCTGAAATGTGGCAAATCCAATGCAAGAACAGTTCCTCTTGCACAAAAATTCACATTCAGTAGAGACAACTGATAAATCTACAGTCATTGAAGCTGGCAATGTACCATTCATCGGCATAAATGCATCGCCATCTGTGCACCTTGAAGTTTCTGAGTCCATGCACACATTGGAATTGCCTATAATTGATTTATCACATAAGGAATGGCTCACTGTAGAAATACTCCCATTAAACATTGTGTACTCATCAATATGCCCAATTGAGGAAATTACCAACCATGACATGTCATATTTACCAATTGTGGTGAAAGTGAAGTATGACTCATTTTCATTAGATACGTAAACGTAAACAAAGTTAAAACTATTGGTCGAGTTCTTGAAAATGAATACAAAGTTGTTTCCATCCCATGAGCTGATATCCATGTGATCATTGTATCCTCTCCAGACACCCAATTTTGTTGCAGCCTTGTGATCAACAGACTGAACACCAAGCGTGAATGCTCCCCGGAGAGGATTCTCAGGATTTACCCATGAAACTAACGACTGATTTCTTGGTACTTCTGCAGTCAAGCCAAACTCTCCTATCTTCATTCCGGGAAGAAAAGTATCTGTTGGATAATCAAAACTCTGCCATACTACCTGATCACCTTGTCGGAGGAATAAGTTACCAGAATCAAGAAGTGTTGCACTTGTATTATCACTTCTTGCAATCATTCCTGAATTCACAATTATCGGTGATTGTCTTCTGTCAAGGAGAATGAGATTCCCATCATCCCTTATTTGCAGAGTTGCAGAAGGATCCGACAACATGGGATTATCACGATTTGCCACCCAAAGTGCCTTCTTGTTTACATCATTCTTCAACCAAGTACCCATAAATCTGTTACCTGAAGTTGCATCCTCGAAGAAGCCTAACTCGAATACACCACCAGCGGAGACTAGAGTTTCATTCTCTCCCATCACTTTTGTCGGCCTGATGGTGTCTTCTGCATCAGACAACCACACAAGGAAGCCAAAGAAGATAACACTAGCAATCCTTGTGATCATAGCTCAAGTTTTGAGGCCACTTGGACCAAGGACTTCATGAAAGAGATGATTAATTAGTGTAGATAGATTCATACTCTAGTCTTTATCTCTGTTAAAGCCAAGGAATAGGATAATGGTAGTTCATCTGTTATGAATCAATACGATGTTTGAAACATTGGTCTGAAcatgacaaaacaaaaaagagcactttagttttcaacccaaaaaacaaaaaaaaactccgAACTTGTTGAATTTGCTGGCTGCGGATAGTGCACACCTACTAGTGTAATCCAATGAAATGATCAAAGTAGGAtttacccccaaaaaaaaaaaagaaaaagtagtcTAGAACTTGAGAACAATAGaagataatttttgaaagccAATTGGTagaaacaaaatcaagaaaGTCATATGTTACGGGTCATAAACGAATCAAAAGTAAGCCAAATTTTGTAGTCAACCTGTGATTTGAAGTCCATCATAGTCCTTGGACAAGGTATCATTGCAGTTTTATTCTTCTTAATTTGGGATTATGTtaacttccctttttttttctttaaactgTCTTTCCTTTTGAAAGAGGATTAGTAGACTACTAGTATATAATATATTGTTTAATTCTTTCAATGAATTGAAATATGTAAGACTTTAATGGAacaatttcattttaaattttgaacttaaaagcactttaacaatgatttttagaaataattgGTTGAAGAAAGATTCATACTCTGGGAAAACACTGTTAATATCGTAGAGGGAAAACACTGGTAGTATTTAGTAGTGATTTTTCCCACAATTAAGGCTGTTTAttctcttattttattttaggatgaaccaatttttctttattttttaggtaACATGAACGTATAATTGAATTATTTCATTGACTCTAGAATCTAGTTGACTTTTTAGGTTGATCTATGTATGTAAATCTGGAAATTAAAGTTCTTTTTTGGAAATGTTTACTCTATGTCATATAAGATATAACTATAGAAATGGAGAAAACAGGTacaattttcatgcatattggtTAGTTATGTAATATGAATAGAAAATGAATATTAACTGCAATTACTGTATCGCAACTTAAGCGCTAGTTTAGCAAGAAAACAAAACATATTTAAGCAATATAATTCTGGCGCCCTTATAATTTGTTTAAGTTCTTGCTTGCGtagtctttttttattttttaagacaTTGAAGCTGAGAATAATCGTTTTGAGGAAATTCAGTTTAAGGATCATTTTATGTCCGTAATCATGTTGTTGCTTTTAACTTGCCTGGGGAAGAAATTATGCCGATATATTATTGTTTTTAAATATCGATGAAGATTAAGAAGAATTTGATAAAATGCACTAGTTTTGGCTATTTCTTTAGAAGTTGAACATGTTATGTGCAATTTTTCTTCAAGTAGGAATTTACTTTCAATTCAGAATCTAACCATTCTGTTTCTTTTTAGAGAAAATGACTAGtttcatccctcatattttacaaaaatatttttttcacccctcacttttaaaataaaacaaatttttccttgacatttaaaaaaGCTATTGCATCCCTGAACTCAactttcaatctgaatcaaatcACCTATCAACCAGATTAAAAATTTCGGGGATATAATTAGTAGATCATTTAGTTTACTCAACTTGATATTCACGTGATATTTAATGaatccaaaaatttaaaaaaaaacataaaaagatggattaatcttttctacattatCATTGTATACACAGACCGGTCTGAATACTTGCCAcatcatttcaatttaaatttgaacATCAAACTTTGTATGTATGGTATACATCTAAACTCACAAGCACATATACTAACGATGCATGAAAAGATATACCCAAAAAAGAAATCATACTATTCCAAgatttttatgttataatttttaatttttttccttttttggttcaataaatgtcatgtgaatgTGATGGAATTGACCGAGTGATCTATCAATTCTATCCTCAAAATTTATTATTGGATTTATTGGATGATTTGATTCATATTGAAAGTTGGGTTTAGGAATGGAATAGATTCAATTTTTAAATGTTAGGGACGAAattgtttcgttttaaaagtgagagatgaaaaaaatattttgcgaaatatgagaaatgaaacaagtcattttcccTTATTTTTATGTTGCTTAAACAATCATTCCTTCTATCTAcgttcaaaatttgaatttggttAAAGGGTTAATGGTAACTTTGACctctgtttaaaaaaaaaaaatcgatctagttaaggaggagagaggaggtcctataaaaaaaaaaatttcaagtcagGGATCTCGAATCTGAAACATCTTACTTATATTTTCTCTCCTGTATCACCCAATCCACTCCCCATGCCCCTGAGGTTCTATAAGTTGACTTAGGTAACTTAAATTGACGACTTGTTAAAAATGAGTTATTCCAATTTGAATTTGAGTTGGATAAACTCGTAACTTAGAGAAAAGGGCGTCAATAGATTAGGTTAGAGAATTACTGGCATATGGATCTTTACCATGAATTTGATGGCTTTTTGTGGTAAATGTGAATTGATTTTGGTCCAATTGGTGTCATTATGGTACTTCTTTCAATATTGCATATTGGTTTTGGTCCAATTTGTATCATTGTGGTACTTCCTTCAAAATCTGGTATGTAATTACATATACGATGCATTGACTTGATGCATGCGCACAAATAAAACCCATATTTTCAAGAAAGCTATATGAATTTACACTTAACGCCTtatttgataactcaattcagcactttaaatttaataaatttagatcttaacatgttcagatccattatcaaaaaaataaaaaagtaa
It includes:
- the LOC113704803 gene encoding receptor-like serine/threonine-protein kinase SD1-8, which encodes MITRIASVIFFGFLVWLSDAEDTIRPTKVMGENETLVSAGGVFELGFFEDATSGNRFMGTWLKNDVNKKALWVANRDNPMLSDPSATLQIRDDGNLILLDRRQSPIIVNSGMIARSDNTSATLLDSGNLFLRQGDQVVWQSFDYPTDTFLPGMKIGEFGLTAEVPRNQSLVSWVNPENPLRGAFTLGVQSVDHKAATKLGVWRGYNDHMDISSWDGNNFVFIFKNSTNSFNFVYVYVSNENESYFTFTTIGKYDMSWLVISSIGHIDEYTMFNGSISTVSHSLCDKSIIGNSNVCMDSETSRCTDGDAFMPMNGTLPASMTVDLSVVSTECEFLCKRNCSCIGFATFQDDLAWCQLYYGSKNDILNLTLKEGNGTVYVRGFATYPTGAVKKSLLLVLLSAVCPLIVTMLVALWCYRRGQISSRRGPLCSISILRKRIICYI